In a genomic window of Aggregatimonas sangjinii:
- a CDS encoding polyribonucleotide nucleotidyltransferase, whose translation MIPKVFREVIDLGDGREISIETGKLAKQAHGSVVVQSGKCMLLCTVVSNYEQKDLPFLPLTVDYREKFAASGRYPGGFFKREARPSDGEVLTMRLVDRVLRPLFPKDYSAETQVMIQLMSNDEDVMPDAMAGLAASAAIQLSDFPFECAISEARVGRINGEFIINPSRTQLEESDLDMIIGASADSVMMVEGEMDEISEEEMVEAIKFAHEAIKKQIDAQLRLAEAFGRKEVREYEQGTEDEDLEKKIREMAYDKVYAVAKAGSAKHERSEAFSAIKDEIKATYSEEELEEKGDLISEYYRKAEKAAVRDLTLNEGMRLDGRKTDEIRPIWCEVDYLPSTHGSSIFTRGETQALATVTLGTSREANKIDMPSYEGEETFYLHYNFPPFCTGEARPIRGTSRREVGHGNLAQRALKGMIPEDCPYTVRVVSEVLESNGSSSMATVCSGTMALMDAGVQLKKPVSGIAMGLISDADSGKYAVLSDILGDEDHLGDMDFKVTGTADGITACQMDIKVKGLSYEILVKALKQARDGRLHILTKLTDTIAAPNADVKPHAPRMVTRVIPNEFIGALIGPGGKVIQELQKETDTTIVINEDPVTEEGIVEILGTSEDGIQAVLAKIDSLMFKPEVGSVYEVKVIKMLDFGAVVEYQDAPGNETLLHVSELAWERTENVSDVVNMGDVFDIKYIGIDPRTRKDKVSRKALLPKPEGYVERPPRSNDRGRGRDDRRGGRDNRDRKPRRD comes from the coding sequence ATGATTCCAAAAGTATTTAGAGAGGTCATCGACCTTGGTGACGGTAGGGAAATTTCTATCGAGACCGGTAAATTGGCGAAGCAGGCCCACGGTTCTGTGGTCGTTCAATCCGGAAAATGTATGCTACTGTGTACGGTAGTGTCGAATTACGAACAAAAAGATTTGCCTTTTCTACCGTTAACGGTCGATTATCGCGAAAAGTTTGCGGCCTCCGGTCGTTATCCTGGTGGGTTTTTCAAAAGAGAAGCTCGACCCAGCGATGGAGAAGTATTGACCATGCGTCTGGTAGACCGTGTTTTGCGCCCCCTTTTCCCAAAGGATTATAGCGCCGAGACCCAGGTCATGATACAGCTAATGTCGAATGACGAAGATGTCATGCCGGATGCAATGGCGGGATTGGCGGCATCTGCGGCCATTCAGCTTTCTGATTTTCCGTTTGAATGTGCCATTTCCGAGGCGCGAGTTGGCCGGATCAACGGTGAGTTCATCATCAACCCAAGCCGTACGCAGCTAGAGGAAAGTGATCTCGATATGATTATCGGTGCATCTGCCGACTCCGTGATGATGGTAGAAGGAGAAATGGACGAGATTTCCGAAGAGGAAATGGTCGAAGCCATCAAGTTCGCCCATGAAGCCATCAAAAAGCAAATCGACGCCCAATTACGATTAGCCGAGGCTTTCGGAAGAAAGGAAGTACGCGAATACGAGCAAGGTACCGAAGACGAAGATCTGGAGAAGAAAATCCGCGAAATGGCTTACGATAAAGTGTACGCCGTAGCGAAAGCTGGTTCTGCCAAGCACGAGCGCAGTGAGGCATTTTCGGCAATTAAAGATGAGATCAAAGCGACCTATTCCGAGGAAGAATTAGAGGAAAAAGGCGATTTGATTTCCGAATACTACCGCAAAGCCGAGAAAGCGGCCGTACGGGATTTGACCTTGAATGAAGGTATGCGTCTAGACGGAAGAAAAACCGATGAAATCCGTCCGATTTGGTGCGAGGTTGATTACCTGCCATCAACACACGGTTCTTCAATATTTACCAGAGGGGAAACGCAGGCCTTGGCTACGGTAACCTTAGGTACCTCGCGAGAAGCGAACAAAATAGACATGCCCTCCTATGAAGGCGAGGAAACATTTTACCTGCACTATAACTTCCCGCCATTCTGTACGGGTGAAGCACGGCCCATTCGTGGTACTTCACGAAGGGAGGTAGGTCATGGCAACTTGGCGCAACGCGCTTTAAAAGGAATGATCCCGGAAGATTGCCCCTATACGGTTCGTGTAGTTTCGGAAGTATTGGAATCTAACGGTTCTTCTTCCATGGCAACGGTATGTTCCGGTACGATGGCCTTGATGGATGCGGGTGTACAACTTAAAAAACCGGTATCCGGTATCGCTATGGGATTGATTTCCGATGCCGATTCAGGAAAGTATGCCGTGCTCTCGGATATCCTTGGTGATGAAGATCACTTGGGCGATATGGACTTTAAAGTAACCGGTACTGCAGATGGTATCACCGCTTGCCAGATGGATATTAAGGTAAAAGGATTGTCCTACGAGATTCTTGTAAAGGCGTTGAAGCAGGCAAGGGACGGTCGTTTACACATTCTCACCAAATTAACCGATACCATCGCCGCGCCTAATGCAGACGTGAAGCCGCACGCGCCACGAATGGTTACTCGTGTCATTCCGAACGAATTCATCGGTGCCTTGATCGGTCCTGGTGGAAAAGTGATCCAGGAACTTCAGAAAGAAACCGATACGACTATCGTGATTAACGAAGACCCTGTTACCGAAGAGGGTATTGTAGAGATTTTGGGAACATCGGAAGATGGAATCCAAGCTGTTCTCGCAAAAATCGATTCGCTGATGTTCAAACCCGAAGTGGGTAGCGTTTACGAGGTAAAAGTCATTAAGATGCTAGATTTTGGCGCCGTAGTCGAATACCAGGATGCTCCTGGCAACGAAACACTTCTTCATGTATCGGAATTGGCGTGGGAGCGTACCGAAAACGTTTCAGACGTAGTGAATATGGGCGATGTTTTCGATATCAAATACATCGGTATCGACCCACGTACCCGTAAAGACAAGGTATCGCGCAAAGCGTTATTGCCAAAACCGGAAGGATATGTCGAAAGACCGCCACGTAGCAATGATCGTGGTCGTGGCCGTGATGATCGCAGAGGCGGACGCGATAACAGAGATCGTAAACCTAGAAGGGATTAA
- the rpsO gene encoding 30S ribosomal protein S15, whose amino-acid sequence MYLTKEVKAEIFKKHGGKAENTGSTEGQIALFTHRINHLTGHLKKNHKDYNTERSLVKLVGKRRSLLDYMMKKDIVKYRELIKELNIRK is encoded by the coding sequence ATGTATTTAACCAAAGAAGTAAAGGCCGAGATTTTTAAAAAACACGGCGGCAAAGCGGAGAACACCGGTTCTACCGAAGGCCAGATCGCATTGTTCACACATCGCATCAATCACCTTACCGGACACCTTAAAAAGAACCACAAAGATTACAATACCGAGCGCTCCTTGGTAAAACTCGTTGGAAAAAGAAGAAGTCTTCTGGATTATATGATGAAAAAGGATATTGTAAAATATCGTGAGCTTATCAAAGAATTGAACATCAGAAAGTAA
- the accD gene encoding acetyl-CoA carboxylase, carboxyltransferase subunit beta → MSAWFKRKEKGIQTATEEKKDTPKGLWYKSPTGKIVESEVLAKNFYVSPEDDYHVRIGSKEYFEILFDDNKFTELDPKLSSKDPLKFEDTKKYGERLKAAQKKTGLKDAVRTGYGKSMGKDLVICCMDFAFIGGSMGSVVGEKIARGIDYAIKKKVPFLMISKSGGARMMEAALSLMQLAKTSAKLAQLAEAKLPYISLCTDPTTGGTTASYAMLGDINIAEPGALVAFAGPRVVKEATGKELPEGFQTSEFLKEHGFLDFIVHRSELKQKVNLYIDLIQNQPLRT, encoded by the coding sequence ATGAGCGCTTGGTTCAAAAGAAAGGAAAAAGGAATACAAACCGCCACCGAGGAGAAGAAAGACACCCCAAAGGGGCTTTGGTATAAATCCCCCACGGGCAAAATAGTCGAATCGGAAGTGTTGGCCAAGAACTTCTATGTAAGTCCCGAGGACGACTACCATGTGCGCATCGGCAGCAAGGAGTATTTTGAAATTTTGTTCGATGATAACAAATTCACCGAACTGGACCCTAAACTTTCGTCAAAAGACCCACTCAAATTCGAAGACACCAAAAAGTATGGGGAACGCCTTAAAGCTGCCCAGAAGAAAACCGGACTGAAAGATGCGGTGCGCACGGGTTACGGAAAGTCTATGGGAAAGGATTTGGTCATTTGCTGTATGGATTTCGCCTTTATCGGTGGATCTATGGGTAGTGTCGTCGGAGAAAAAATAGCTCGAGGAATCGATTACGCCATTAAAAAGAAAGTACCGTTCCTGATGATTTCAAAATCGGGAGGGGCGCGAATGATGGAAGCAGCGCTCTCGCTAATGCAATTGGCAAAAACGTCCGCAAAACTGGCACAATTGGCTGAGGCCAAATTGCCCTATATCTCATTATGTACAGACCCCACTACGGGCGGAACTACGGCATCCTACGCAATGCTCGGTGACATCAATATCGCGGAACCGGGGGCGTTGGTCGCTTTTGCCGGGCCACGAGTGGTAAAGGAAGCTACGGGTAAAGAATTACCCGAAGGTTTTCAAACTTCCGAATTCCTTAAAGAGCACGGCTTTCTAGACTTTATCGTACATCGTAGCGAGTTGAAACAAAAAGTGAATCTATATATTGATTTGATCCAGAATCAACCGCTTCGAACATAA
- the fbaA gene encoding class II fructose-bisphosphate aldolase, with translation MAHNIKPGVATGDEVQAIFNYAKEKGFALPAVNVIGSDTINGVLETAAALNAPVIIQFSNGGAQFNAGKGLSNDGQNAAIQGAVAGAKHVHQLAEAYGATVILHTDHCAKKLLPWIDGLLEASEKHFAETGTSLFSSHMIDLSEEPIEENIEICKKYLARMAKMNMTLEIELGITGGEEDGVDNSDVDDSKLYTQPEEVAYAYEELSKVSPRFTIAAAFGNVHGVYKPGNVKLTPKILKNSQEHISEKYGVEHNHIDFVFHGGSGSTVEEIREGISYGVIKMNIDTDLQYAFLAGVRDYIQDKKDFLQAQIGNPNGADEPNKKFYDPRVWLREGEKSFVERLKKAFEDLNNVNTL, from the coding sequence ATGGCCCACAATATTAAACCAGGAGTCGCCACAGGTGATGAAGTTCAAGCGATTTTCAACTATGCGAAGGAAAAAGGTTTCGCCCTACCAGCTGTAAACGTTATCGGTTCCGATACGATTAACGGCGTATTGGAAACCGCCGCAGCCTTGAACGCCCCCGTAATTATCCAATTTTCAAACGGCGGTGCGCAGTTCAATGCGGGTAAAGGTCTTTCGAACGATGGGCAAAATGCCGCTATTCAAGGTGCCGTTGCGGGCGCTAAGCACGTACACCAATTGGCGGAAGCCTATGGGGCCACGGTCATACTTCATACCGACCACTGCGCCAAAAAACTATTGCCTTGGATCGACGGTCTTTTAGAAGCCAGCGAGAAACATTTCGCGGAAACGGGCACATCATTGTTCAGTTCCCATATGATCGACCTTTCTGAAGAACCGATTGAGGAAAACATCGAAATATGTAAAAAATATTTGGCCCGTATGGCCAAGATGAACATGACCCTCGAAATCGAACTGGGCATAACCGGTGGGGAGGAAGATGGTGTGGACAATTCGGATGTCGACGATTCTAAACTATATACCCAACCCGAGGAAGTAGCCTATGCTTACGAAGAGCTTTCCAAGGTAAGTCCGCGGTTTACGATTGCGGCTGCTTTCGGAAATGTACACGGCGTATACAAGCCTGGAAATGTGAAACTGACGCCCAAAATCCTTAAGAATTCTCAAGAGCACATTAGCGAGAAATACGGAGTAGAACACAACCACATCGATTTTGTTTTTCATGGGGGATCAGGCTCTACGGTCGAAGAAATTCGTGAAGGTATCAGCTACGGCGTAATCAAAATGAACATCGATACCGACCTTCAATATGCATTTCTTGCCGGAGTTCGCGATTACATTCAGGATAAAAAGGATTTTTTACAAGCCCAAATCGGCAATCCCAATGGAGCCGACGAGCCGAATAAAAAGTTCTACGACCCTAGAGTTTGGTTGCGGGAAGGGGAAAAAAGTTTTGTGGAACGCCTAAAGAAGGCTTTCGAAGACCTGAACAATGTGAATACGTTGTAA